A DNA window from Candidatus Sulfidibacterium hydrothermale contains the following coding sequences:
- the rpmB gene encoding 50S ribosomal protein L28, whose amino-acid sequence MSRICQITGKKVMTGNNVSHSHIKTKRKFHPNLQTKRFYVPETGKWVTLMVSAAGLRIINKKGIYNALKEAEAKGFYKA is encoded by the coding sequence ATGTCAAGAATTTGTCAGATAACAGGAAAGAAAGTGATGACCGGAAACAACGTGTCCCACTCCCATATTAAAACCAAACGAAAATTTCATCCCAATCTTCAAACCAAACGGTTTTATGTTCCGGAAACCGGAAAATGGGTTACGTTAATGGTATCGGCTGCCGGACTTCGTATCATCAACAAAAAAGGAATTTACAATGCTTTAAAAGAAGCCGAAGCCAAAGGATTTTACAAGGCTTAA
- the rfbB gene encoding dTDP-glucose 4,6-dehydratase, protein MKKILITGGAGFIGSHVVRLFVNKYPDYQIYNLDKLTYAGNLENLKDIQNKPNYHFVLGDITDDAFIQKLFEKEQFDGVIHLAAESHVDRSITNPNAFVFTNIIGTVNLLNAARAIWKEHPEGKRFYHVSTDEVYGALGQEGFFTEETCYDPHSPYSASKAGSDHFVRAYHDTYGLPVIISNCSNNYGPNQFPEKLIPLFINNIRHNKPLPVYGKGENVRDWLYVEDHAAAIDVIYHQGPDGETFNIGGHNEWKNIDLIKVLCKVMDKKLGREPGTSEKLITFVTDRAGHDLRYAIDSSKLQRELGWKPSLQFEEGLEKTVDWYLNNQQWLDNVTSGNYQKYYDEMYGNR, encoded by the coding sequence ATGAAAAAAATACTGATCACCGGCGGAGCCGGATTCATTGGTTCTCACGTAGTCCGGTTATTTGTAAATAAATATCCGGATTACCAGATTTATAATCTGGATAAACTGACTTATGCCGGCAATTTGGAAAACCTGAAAGATATCCAAAACAAACCCAATTATCATTTTGTTCTCGGCGACATCACCGATGATGCTTTTATTCAAAAGCTTTTTGAAAAAGAGCAATTCGACGGCGTAATTCATCTGGCCGCCGAATCGCATGTCGACCGATCGATTACCAACCCGAATGCCTTTGTTTTTACCAATATCATTGGGACTGTAAACCTGTTAAATGCAGCCCGGGCAATCTGGAAAGAACATCCGGAAGGAAAACGTTTTTACCATGTTTCCACTGACGAAGTTTATGGCGCATTGGGACAGGAAGGTTTTTTCACAGAAGAAACCTGCTACGATCCACACAGTCCGTACTCAGCTTCCAAAGCCGGTTCCGATCACTTTGTCAGAGCATATCACGACACCTACGGCTTACCGGTCATCATTTCCAATTGTTCAAACAACTACGGCCCCAATCAGTTTCCGGAGAAACTTATTCCGCTGTTTATCAACAATATTCGGCATAACAAACCGCTGCCGGTTTACGGAAAAGGGGAAAACGTACGCGACTGGCTTTATGTGGAAGACCATGCCGCCGCCATTGATGTTATTTATCATCAGGGGCCTGACGGCGAAACTTTTAACATTGGCGGACATAATGAATGGAAAAATATTGACCTGATTAAGGTGCTGTGCAAAGTGATGGATAAAAAGCTGGGACGTGAACCCGGCACTTCCGAAAAGCTCATCACCTTTGTTACTGACCGGGCCGGCCATGACCTGCGTTATGCCATCGACTCGTCCAAACTGCAACGCGAATTAGGATGGAAACCCAGCCTGCAATTTGAAGAAGGACTGGAAAAAACCGTAGATTGGTATCTTAACAACCAGCAATGGCTTGACAATGTTACTTCAGGAAACTACCAAAAATACTACGACGAAATGTATGGCAACCGGTAA
- the galE gene encoding UDP-glucose 4-epimerase GalE, with amino-acid sequence MKILVTGGTGYIGSHTVVELQNKGFEVLIVDNLSNSSAEIVDNIEKITGTRPVLEVFDLVDREKTADFFQRNNDIAGVIHFAAYKAVGESVEKPLMYYRNNLVSLMNILESMRDNNIQNLVFSSSCTVYGQPDELPVSEKAPIKKAESPYGNTKQISEEIIQDTIKASDIHGIALRYFNPIGAHESALIGELPLGVPNNLVPFITQTAIGIRDQLKVFGNDYPTPDGTPIRDYIHVVDLAKAHVIAVDRMIQDKMKKPFEVFNLGTGKGYSVLEVIKAFEKVSGLKLNYKIVGRREGDVIQVWADPSFSNRELGWKAEKGLEEMVASAWKWEQAYRKKLADKQ; translated from the coding sequence ATGAAAATTCTGGTAACAGGCGGAACCGGTTATATTGGTTCCCACACCGTGGTAGAACTGCAAAATAAAGGCTTTGAAGTATTGATTGTAGACAATCTTTCCAACTCCAGCGCTGAAATCGTCGATAATATCGAAAAAATTACGGGCACCCGTCCGGTGTTGGAAGTCTTTGACCTGGTAGACCGTGAAAAAACCGCCGATTTCTTTCAACGAAACAACGACATTGCAGGGGTCATCCATTTTGCCGCTTACAAAGCGGTGGGCGAATCGGTGGAAAAACCGTTGATGTATTACCGTAACAACCTGGTTTCGCTGATGAATATCCTGGAAAGCATGCGCGACAACAACATCCAAAACCTGGTATTCTCATCATCCTGTACGGTTTACGGACAGCCGGACGAACTTCCGGTTTCAGAAAAAGCCCCGATTAAAAAAGCGGAATCGCCTTATGGAAATACCAAACAAATCTCGGAAGAAATTATCCAGGACACCATAAAAGCCTCAGACATTCACGGAATTGCTTTGCGCTATTTCAATCCCATCGGCGCACACGAATCAGCTTTGATCGGAGAACTCCCGCTTGGCGTGCCCAACAACCTGGTTCCTTTCATCACGCAAACAGCCATCGGCATCCGCGACCAGCTGAAAGTTTTCGGAAACGACTACCCTACTCCTGACGGAACGCCCATCCGCGACTACATCCACGTGGTTGATCTGGCCAAAGCCCATGTAATCGCTGTGGACCGCATGATTCAGGATAAGATGAAAAAACCGTTTGAGGTATTTAATTTGGGAACCGGCAAAGGATATTCCGTTTTAGAAGTGATCAAAGCTTTTGAAAAAGTTTCCGGATTAAAGCTCAATTACAAAATTGTGGGCCGTCGCGAAGGCGATGTAATCCAGGTTTGGGCCGATCCTTCCTTTTCCAATCGCGAACTGGGATGGAAAGCCGAAAAAGGACTGGAAGAAATGGTGGCTTCGGCCTGGAAATGGGAACAAGCCTACCGTAAAAAATTAGCAGATAAACAGTAA
- a CDS encoding acyltransferase produces the protein MKNEKEYFAHETAVIDEGCEIGKGTRIWHFSHIMTGCKLGENCNIGQNVVVSPDVVLGKNVKVQNNVSIYTGVICEDDVFLGPSMVFTNVINPRSNVNRRGQYTRTVVRRGASIGANATIVCGHDIGEFAFIGAGAVVTKEVLPYALVVGNPARQIGWMSEYGHRLEFDENNLAECPESHEKYILENGRVRKL, from the coding sequence ATGAAAAACGAAAAGGAATATTTTGCCCATGAAACCGCAGTAATCGACGAAGGTTGCGAAATCGGAAAAGGAACCAGGATCTGGCATTTTTCGCACATCATGACCGGATGCAAACTGGGAGAAAACTGTAACATCGGGCAAAATGTGGTGGTTTCGCCCGACGTGGTGCTGGGAAAAAACGTCAAAGTACAAAATAACGTTTCCATTTATACCGGTGTTATTTGCGAAGACGATGTTTTTCTCGGGCCATCCATGGTTTTCACCAATGTCATCAACCCACGCAGCAATGTCAACCGCCGTGGACAATACACCCGAACCGTTGTCCGGCGCGGGGCTTCCATCGGTGCCAACGCCACCATTGTTTGCGGACATGACATTGGAGAGTTTGCCTTTATCGGTGCCGGAGCTGTAGTCACCAAAGAAGTGTTGCCTTATGCACTGGTAGTAGGCAACCCGGCCCGGCAAATCGGATGGATGAGCGAATACGGCCACCGGCTTGAATTCGATGAAAACAATCTTGCCGAATGTCCTGAAAGCCACGAAAAATATATTCTGGAAAACGGCCGGGTACGAAAACTTTAA
- a CDS encoding DegT/DnrJ/EryC1/StrS family aminotransferase yields MKYPMVDLKGQYLKIKPEIDAAIADVLENTAFIKGPAVKRFEKQLADYLQIEHVISCGNGTDALQLALMALDLQPGDEVITTSFTFIATAEVIALLKLKPVLVDVLPGTYNIDPEAVQKAITPRTKAIIPVHLFGQTADMQRIMEIAKAHQLYVIEDTAQALGADFTHPDTGKTQKAGTIGTIGCTSFFPSKNLGAYGDGGAVFTHDDQLAERLRMLANHGMKVRYYHDYVGINSRLDTLQAAILAVKLPHLDEYAQARQKAAEFYNWAFADCKKIQTPQTAPFTTHVFHQYTVVLDESIDRQALMKHLKDQGIASAVYYPVPLHLQKAYRDKRYGEGDFPVTEQLSRTVLSLPIHTEMTTDMLEEISQAVLNFIHQTL; encoded by the coding sequence ATGAAATATCCCATGGTTGACCTGAAAGGTCAGTATTTAAAAATCAAACCGGAAATTGATGCCGCCATAGCAGATGTTCTGGAAAATACGGCTTTTATCAAAGGTCCGGCAGTAAAACGGTTTGAGAAACAATTAGCTGATTACCTGCAAATAGAACATGTCATCAGTTGCGGTAACGGCACCGATGCTTTGCAATTGGCTTTGATGGCACTTGATCTGCAACCCGGTGATGAAGTCATCACAACGTCATTTACTTTCATTGCCACGGCCGAAGTCATTGCCCTGCTCAAACTCAAACCGGTGTTGGTAGATGTGCTGCCCGGCACTTACAATATTGATCCGGAGGCGGTACAAAAAGCCATTACCCCCCGCACCAAAGCCATCATTCCGGTTCATCTTTTCGGACAAACGGCTGATATGCAACGAATCATGGAAATTGCAAAAGCCCATCAGCTTTATGTAATCGAAGATACAGCCCAGGCACTCGGGGCCGACTTTACCCATCCGGACACCGGAAAAACACAAAAAGCAGGCACCATCGGCACCATTGGTTGCACATCTTTTTTCCCGTCGAAAAACCTGGGTGCTTACGGCGACGGCGGAGCCGTTTTTACTCACGACGATCAACTTGCTGAAAGATTACGAATGTTGGCCAACCACGGCATGAAAGTCAGGTATTATCACGATTATGTCGGCATAAATTCTCGTCTGGACACCCTTCAGGCAGCTATTTTGGCGGTAAAGCTTCCCCATCTGGACGAATACGCCCAAGCACGCCAAAAAGCTGCTGAATTTTATAACTGGGCTTTTGCCGACTGTAAAAAAATCCAAACGCCGCAAACGGCACCGTTTACCACCCATGTTTTCCATCAATACACTGTAGTCCTTGATGAAAGCATTGACCGGCAAGCCTTAATGAAGCATTTAAAGGATCAAGGTATTGCTTCTGCCGTATATTACCCGGTTCCGCTTCATTTGCAAAAAGCTTATCGCGACAAGCGGTATGGCGAAGGCGATTTCCCGGTCACAGAACAATTAAGTCGTACCGTACTCTCTTTGCCCATTCATACCGAAATGACAACGGACATGCTGGAAGAAATCAGCCAGGCTGTTTTAAATTTTATTCATCAAACCTTGTGA
- a CDS encoding SRPBCC family protein: MKASLRLTLQIIFVVFILFFLIPLFLPSTYTITADRIINAPDSVVFNLVNNLRTRKQWSPFMQDFTMKNTFSGPAEGVGAKRSWQSKKSGSGNIEIVQSVPYKVIKTNMDFGTPGTATGYWTFKPYEEGTKVSWQLHFSGLQYPFGKWLGLFLKKSIRQILESGLDALKIVAEDDSARNKETR, from the coding sequence ATGAAAGCCTCTTTGCGATTAACCCTGCAAATCATTTTTGTTGTTTTTATACTCTTTTTCCTGATTCCTTTGTTTCTCCCATCCACTTATACCATCACGGCTGACAGAATAATCAATGCCCCAGACTCTGTCGTATTCAATCTGGTTAACAACCTGAGAACAAGAAAACAATGGTCTCCGTTCATGCAGGACTTTACCATGAAGAACACCTTTTCAGGACCAGCAGAAGGAGTTGGGGCCAAACGGTCGTGGCAAAGTAAAAAGTCAGGTAGCGGAAACATTGAAATCGTACAATCCGTACCGTATAAGGTCATCAAAACAAACATGGATTTCGGAACGCCGGGAACAGCTACAGGATATTGGACTTTCAAGCCCTATGAAGAAGGCACAAAAGTATCCTGGCAATTACATTTCAGTGGATTGCAATATCCTTTTGGCAAATGGCTGGGACTTTTTCTCAAAAAATCCATCCGGCAAATTCTGGAAAGCGGTCTCGACGCTTTGAAAATAGTAGCAGAAGACGACTCGGCCCGCAACAAAGAAACCCGCTGA
- a CDS encoding MalY/PatB family protein has product MDKYNFDQIIARENTDCVKYDKRQETFGRADVLPLWVADMDFATPDFIRYAVIERAAHEVYGYSFMSDAYFQAIVNWVKSRHQWVIKKDWISFSPGVVPAIHFAIQTFSEKGDGIIVQPPVYFPFFDAIHDNHRQQLDNLLIRKPDGTYHIDFDDLEEKAKKAKILILSHPHNPVSRCWTREELKTMGEICVRNQVIIISDEIHNDLILPGFKHYPMAALSDEIANMTITCIAPSKTFNIAGLSTSSVIISNPELRKQYRQTLKQHHILKGNFFGMVASTAGYTKGGPWVDALMQYVKENFGIVSECLKNELPDLKLTPPEATFLAWIDFSGTGLSDKEIKDKLVFEAGLGLSHGPVFGPGGEGFQRMNLAAPKKIIQEACERLVNVFKP; this is encoded by the coding sequence ATGGATAAATACAACTTTGACCAAATCATTGCACGCGAAAATACCGATTGCGTAAAATACGATAAACGGCAGGAAACTTTTGGCCGTGCCGATGTTTTACCGCTGTGGGTGGCCGATATGGATTTTGCCACTCCCGATTTCATTCGTTATGCAGTCATTGAACGGGCAGCCCACGAAGTGTATGGATACTCATTTATGTCGGACGCTTATTTTCAGGCCATTGTAAATTGGGTAAAATCCCGGCATCAATGGGTAATTAAAAAAGATTGGATTAGTTTTTCTCCGGGCGTAGTACCGGCTATCCATTTTGCCATTCAGACTTTTTCTGAAAAAGGGGACGGAATCATTGTTCAACCTCCGGTTTACTTTCCTTTTTTTGATGCCATTCACGACAATCACCGTCAACAACTGGACAATTTGTTAATCCGGAAACCGGATGGTACATACCATATCGACTTTGATGACCTGGAAGAAAAAGCCAAAAAAGCCAAAATACTCATCTTATCGCATCCGCATAATCCGGTCAGCCGGTGCTGGACCCGCGAAGAGCTAAAAACCATGGGAGAAATCTGCGTGAGAAATCAGGTAATTATCATCTCCGATGAGATTCATAACGATTTGATCCTTCCCGGATTTAAACATTACCCCATGGCTGCTTTATCGGATGAAATTGCCAACATGACCATCACCTGCATTGCGCCAAGCAAAACATTCAACATCGCAGGACTATCCACCTCTTCTGTAATTATCTCCAATCCGGAACTCCGCAAACAGTATCGCCAAACCTTAAAACAACATCATATCCTGAAAGGAAACTTTTTTGGAATGGTTGCTTCTACTGCCGGCTATACAAAAGGCGGACCGTGGGTAGACGCCCTGATGCAATATGTTAAAGAAAACTTCGGGATTGTTTCCGAATGTCTAAAAAACGAACTCCCTGATTTAAAACTTACTCCGCCGGAAGCCACTTTTCTGGCATGGATTGATTTTTCAGGAACCGGGCTCTCCGATAAAGAGATAAAAGACAAACTTGTTTTCGAAGCCGGGCTTGGGTTGAGTCACGGCCCGGTGTTTGGCCCCGGTGGAGAAGGTTTCCAAAGAATGAATCTTGCTGCTCCGAAAAAGATTATTCAAGAGGCCTGTGAAAGGCTGGTGAATGTTTTTAAACCATAA
- a CDS encoding glycosyltransferase family 2 protein: MMNFNNIQKIHRTRPEENHLFSLLIPSWNNLEYLKLCIRSIRQNSAFPHQIIVLINEGKDGSLSWIKEQPDIDYVYSPDNIGICYGLNVCRPLIHTDYIVYVNDDMYMLPGWDQNFLDEIQKLRHHWFMLSATMIEPQETNNICGLVKNYGDHPAAFQEELLLKEFKDLEKPDWSGSTWPPVLIPVKLWDLVGGMSIEFSPGMYSDPDLSMKLWKAGVRYFKGLGNSKVYHFGSKSTGRIRKNRGRDMFLRKYGITPNYFVKKFLKRGEPFSGNLTEPKIPWKDKLLHKFKTILLLFQND, encoded by the coding sequence ATGATGAACTTCAACAATATTCAAAAGATACACCGGACCCGTCCTGAAGAAAATCACCTTTTCTCCTTACTGATTCCCAGTTGGAATAATCTGGAATATTTGAAACTGTGCATCCGGAGCATCCGGCAAAATTCTGCTTTTCCGCATCAGATCATTGTTCTTATCAATGAAGGAAAAGACGGAAGTTTGTCATGGATCAAAGAACAACCGGATATTGACTACGTTTACTCTCCTGACAACATCGGAATTTGCTATGGATTAAATGTCTGTCGTCCACTGATACATACCGATTATATTGTTTACGTCAATGATGACATGTACATGCTTCCGGGTTGGGACCAAAACTTTCTGGACGAGATCCAAAAACTCCGTCATCATTGGTTTATGTTGTCTGCTACCATGATCGAGCCCCAAGAAACCAATAACATTTGTGGCTTGGTAAAAAATTATGGCGATCATCCCGCCGCATTTCAGGAAGAGCTTCTTTTAAAAGAATTTAAAGACCTTGAAAAACCCGACTGGTCGGGCAGCACCTGGCCACCGGTACTTATTCCGGTAAAACTTTGGGACTTGGTCGGCGGCATGAGCATTGAGTTTTCACCAGGAATGTATTCCGATCCCGATCTCTCTATGAAACTCTGGAAAGCCGGAGTAAGATATTTTAAAGGATTAGGCAACAGCAAAGTGTATCACTTTGGCTCTAAGTCAACCGGAAGAATAAGAAAAAACCGGGGAAGAGACATGTTTCTTCGTAAATATGGCATAACACCCAATTATTTTGTCAAAAAATTTCTGAAGAGAGGAGAGCCTTTTTCGGGAAACCTTACTGAGCCAAAAATCCCGTGGAAAGATAAATTGTTGCATAAGTTTAAAACCATATTGCTTCTTTTTCAAAACGATTGA
- a CDS encoding PaaI family thioesterase, whose amino-acid sequence MEDQAAVDKKNLALLKEVIQNVMPVNKLLGIEIEKLEKGYAEVRVPFQDKFVGDFQRGLWHGGILASVADTTGGLVALSMSKPGDQVNTVDMRIDYLHGAIKADVFGTAELVKSGKRIIVADVKLYQKHQEQPVVVARCAFSILRK is encoded by the coding sequence ATGGAAGATCAAGCGGCTGTGGACAAAAAAAATCTGGCCCTTCTCAAAGAAGTTATTCAGAATGTGATGCCCGTGAATAAATTGCTGGGAATAGAAATTGAGAAACTGGAAAAAGGATATGCTGAAGTGCGGGTTCCTTTTCAGGATAAATTTGTGGGGGATTTTCAGCGGGGATTGTGGCATGGCGGTATTTTAGCCAGTGTGGCGGATACCACGGGCGGACTGGTGGCCTTGAGTATGTCTAAACCTGGTGATCAGGTCAATACGGTAGATATGCGCATTGATTATTTGCACGGCGCTATTAAAGCCGATGTGTTTGGAACAGCCGAATTGGTGAAATCCGGAAAACGAATTATCGTGGCCGATGTTAAACTTTACCAAAAGCATCAGGAACAACCGGTAGTGGTGGCACGATGTGCTTTCAGTATTCTGAGAAAATAA